A window of the Sphaerobacter thermophilus DSM 20745 genome harbors these coding sequences:
- the hemH gene encoding ferrochelatase has protein sequence MDESQRMDEQGQSAVTVGPRVGVLMMAYGGPNSLEDIPAYLLDVRGGRPYSDELLAELTERYRAIGGRSQIVELTQAQAAGVERELNDAAAEAAGLTFRTYVGMRHWHPYIREVVPDILADGVDTLVAIVMAPHYSRMSVGAYLEQLDKALQENNASVPVLSIESWKTQPAFIAAVAGRIRDALERFPEEERDDVALVFTAHSLPERILQWGDPYPEELRISVETVVAEVKPRRWRFAYQSAGATADPWLGPALEETLEALAGEGVRNVLVVPIGFVCDHVEVLYDIDIEARELAKSLGMRLERTESLNDHPLLCRAVADAVRERLGQPVQAAATE, from the coding sequence ATGGACGAGTCGCAGCGGATGGATGAGCAGGGGCAGAGCGCGGTGACGGTCGGGCCGCGCGTTGGCGTGCTGATGATGGCCTACGGTGGCCCCAACTCGCTCGAGGACATCCCCGCCTACCTCCTGGACGTGCGCGGCGGGCGACCCTACTCGGACGAGTTGCTGGCCGAGTTGACCGAGCGCTACCGCGCTATCGGCGGGCGCTCGCAGATCGTGGAGTTGACCCAGGCCCAGGCAGCCGGTGTCGAGCGGGAGCTGAACGACGCGGCGGCCGAGGCGGCCGGCCTGACGTTCCGCACCTACGTCGGCATGCGCCACTGGCACCCCTACATCCGTGAGGTGGTGCCGGACATCCTGGCCGACGGCGTCGACACGCTGGTCGCGATTGTGATGGCTCCCCACTATTCCCGCATGAGCGTCGGCGCCTATCTGGAGCAGTTGGACAAGGCGCTGCAGGAGAACAACGCCAGCGTGCCGGTCCTGTCGATCGAGAGCTGGAAGACCCAGCCCGCCTTCATCGCCGCCGTCGCCGGACGCATCCGGGACGCGCTCGAGCGCTTCCCCGAGGAGGAGCGGGACGATGTCGCCCTGGTCTTCACCGCGCACAGCCTGCCAGAGCGGATCCTCCAGTGGGGCGACCCCTATCCGGAGGAGCTCCGCATCTCGGTGGAGACCGTGGTCGCGGAGGTGAAGCCGCGTCGCTGGCGCTTCGCGTATCAGAGCGCCGGGGCAACGGCCGATCCCTGGCTCGGCCCGGCGCTGGAGGAGACGCTGGAGGCCCTGGCAGGTGAGGGGGTCCGGAACGTCCTCGTCGTGCCGATCGGCTTCGTCTGCGACCATGTCGAGGTGCTCTACGACATCGACATCGAGGCGCGGGAACTAGCCAAGAGCCTGGGGATGCGACTGGAGCGGACCGAGTCGCTGAACGACCACCCCCTGCTCTGCCGGGCGGTGGCCGACGCGGTGCGCGAGCGGCTCGGCCAGCCCGTGCAGGCCGCGGCGACGGAGTAG
- the hemG gene encoding protoporphyrinogen oxidase, whose translation MAAGRVAIIGGGIAGLAAAYRLRQADTGLALTLVEADTRLGGKIRTERMEGLVIEAGPDSFLASKPAAAALCEVLGLGDRIVSTTRESGGTYILHRGRLEPLPEGITMLVPTKVRPLLRSRLLSTRGKLRLATEYFRRPRLDDADESVASFVRRRFGDEVFDHMAQPLLSGIYAGDAEQLSLLATFPRLRETELRYGSLIRGMLAQRRAAPPPPPAGGQPRGAFLSLRDGLGELIDALVASLDGIDWRVGVAAVAVEPVNGGWIVHLADGSAVAADAVLLATPAWATADLVAGIDEELAELLRGIPYVSTATISLAYRREDVGQVGVGRGFVIPRIEGRELTAVTWASSKFPHRAPEDLVLLRAFVGSAGREEAVDLPDDQLLDLVRRELREILGLDATPVLTYIHRWYRALPQYVLGHLERVEAIDRRLEQHPGLLLLGAAYRGVGIPDCIVSGERAAARALAYLAGAAEPSRQPQERAG comes from the coding sequence ATGGCAGCGGGTCGCGTCGCGATCATCGGCGGCGGCATCGCAGGGCTGGCCGCGGCCTACCGGCTGCGGCAGGCCGACACCGGGCTGGCCCTGACGCTGGTCGAGGCCGATACCCGCCTGGGCGGCAAGATCCGCACCGAGCGGATGGAGGGCCTGGTGATCGAGGCCGGACCCGACTCCTTCCTCGCCAGCAAGCCGGCCGCCGCCGCCCTCTGCGAGGTGCTGGGCCTCGGCGATCGCATCGTCAGCACCACCCGGGAGAGCGGTGGCACCTACATCCTCCACCGCGGCCGGCTCGAGCCGCTGCCGGAGGGGATCACTATGCTGGTGCCGACCAAGGTCCGGCCCCTCCTCCGCTCGCGCCTCCTCTCGACGCGCGGCAAGCTGCGCCTGGCGACCGAGTACTTCCGCCGGCCGCGGCTCGACGACGCGGATGAGTCGGTCGCCAGCTTCGTCCGTCGCCGCTTCGGTGATGAGGTCTTCGACCACATGGCCCAACCGCTTCTCTCCGGCATCTACGCCGGGGATGCCGAGCAGTTGAGCCTGCTCGCGACCTTCCCGCGCCTGCGCGAGACCGAACTGCGCTACGGCAGCCTGATCCGCGGGATGCTGGCGCAGCGGCGTGCGGCCCCGCCGCCTCCGCCCGCTGGTGGCCAGCCCCGCGGCGCGTTCCTCTCGCTCCGCGACGGGCTGGGCGAGTTGATCGACGCGCTGGTCGCCTCCCTCGATGGGATCGATTGGCGGGTCGGCGTGGCGGCTGTAGCCGTGGAGCCGGTCAACGGCGGCTGGATCGTCCACCTGGCCGACGGCTCGGCCGTCGCGGCCGACGCCGTCCTGCTGGCAACTCCGGCCTGGGCGACCGCCGACCTGGTCGCCGGGATCGACGAGGAGCTCGCCGAGCTGCTGCGCGGGATCCCCTATGTCTCCACCGCGACCATCTCGCTCGCCTACCGCCGGGAGGACGTGGGACAGGTCGGGGTCGGCCGCGGCTTCGTCATCCCGCGCATCGAGGGGCGGGAGTTGACGGCCGTCACCTGGGCGTCGAGCAAGTTCCCGCACCGCGCGCCGGAGGACCTTGTCCTGCTACGCGCCTTCGTCGGCAGCGCCGGGCGCGAGGAGGCGGTCGATCTGCCGGACGACCAGTTGCTGGATCTGGTGCGGCGGGAACTGCGCGAGATCCTGGGACTGGACGCGACCCCGGTGCTGACGTACATCCACCGCTGGTACCGCGCCCTGCCGCAGTACGTCCTCGGCCATCTGGAGCGGGTGGAAGCCATCGACCGGCGGCTAGAGCAGCATCCCGGCCTCCTGCTCCTCGGCGCCGCGTACCGCGGTGTCGGCATCCCCGACTGCATCGTCTCCGGCGAACGCGCCGCCGCCCGGGCGCTGGCGTACCTGGCCGGCGCGGCGGAGCCGTCACGCCAACCGCAAGAGCGGGCCGGGTAA
- a CDS encoding ABC transporter ATP-binding protein: MQQDGRAQVPREGVSPAIRAVGLTKRYGDFTAVDRLDLVVQPGELFGFLGPNGSGKTTTIKMLTGLLEPNEGTAEVAGFDVWREPLAAKARFAYVPDEPNLFPKLTGREFLRFIGSVFRVPADVFERRSRDLLTLFDLTDSIDDRIETYSHGMRQKLAICAALVHDPEVIFLDEPTVGLDPRSARTLKTLLRRVCDSGATVFLTTHILEIAQQMCDRVGIIQQGKLIALGTLEELRERGGHAGASLEDIFLELTGGAESAELIEALAEGERSGGR; this comes from the coding sequence GTGCAGCAGGACGGACGCGCGCAGGTACCACGGGAGGGCGTGTCTCCCGCGATCCGCGCCGTAGGTCTCACCAAGCGCTACGGGGACTTCACCGCCGTCGATCGGCTCGACCTCGTGGTCCAGCCAGGAGAGCTCTTCGGATTCCTCGGTCCCAACGGCTCGGGAAAGACCACGACGATCAAGATGCTGACCGGGCTGCTGGAGCCGAACGAGGGGACCGCTGAGGTAGCGGGTTTCGACGTCTGGCGAGAGCCGCTGGCCGCCAAAGCACGCTTTGCTTACGTGCCGGACGAGCCGAACCTCTTCCCGAAGCTGACCGGACGCGAGTTCCTGCGCTTCATCGGTTCGGTCTTTCGCGTGCCGGCGGATGTCTTCGAGCGGCGCTCTCGTGATCTCCTGACCTTGTTCGACCTGACCGACAGCATCGACGACCGGATCGAGACGTACTCCCACGGCATGCGGCAGAAGCTGGCGATCTGCGCCGCACTGGTGCACGACCCCGAGGTGATCTTCCTCGACGAGCCGACGGTCGGGCTGGACCCGCGCAGCGCGCGTACGCTCAAGACGCTCCTCCGTCGGGTCTGCGACAGCGGTGCGACTGTCTTCCTCACCACACACATCCTTGAGATCGCGCAGCAGATGTGCGACCGCGTCGGAATCATCCAGCAGGGGAAGCTCATCGCCCTCGGCACGCTGGAGGAACTGCGGGAGCGCGGCGGCCATGCCGGCGCATCGCTCGAAGACATCTTCCTGGAGCTGACCGGTGGTGCGGAGTCGGCCGAGTTGATCGAGGCGCTGGCGGAGGGCGAGCGGAGCGGCGGGCGATGA
- a CDS encoding putative ABC transporter permease subunit, translated as MTGLLLWAQWRQWVHTWLSRRRVPVIIAIALAALSFATMLTFFGYAIGRNSSLDALRPVAGLALPAVVIVVILADLPQVYGQLYVARDVELLFTLPIPTRSIFLVKYLQTLIVGNLLTIPLILIPLIGLGIGAGAHLLYYPAVVLVVFVVVAGAVAISYLMMLTLVRFLPRKRLNEIIVASQALTGLIAALAGQLFRFSDQLDRAPDVLPVAPIWLPTTWGAIALERLGRADPFGILPALGVIATSGVLLLLSMRMVERGFRLGWVRISEGSGRKRQTRARSAAYAPPRGPIAGIAVKEITMLRRDIRQWMSLLPMIVLFGIGLFQFIAGGGWTIAREYPSATWFVVQSGLVTFMIFAGTAFAAPAFALDGLAAWVLRTAPLSGWQIALGKFLVYWGVLAGLVIAADLIAAVVLRWSLLQAAGGVVVAVVLLTGAVALQVWIGTFGVRYDPQNPHNQLRTGIGFLVIGVSVVYFLVALLPVLLTLLPTSLEPLLADDVASASGWAATVGRALLAVVRLKIAHPVLTTGLGVLWLIATGLGIAAFALWRTARRVDAGIQIEIVQQG; from the coding sequence ATGACCGGTCTGCTCCTCTGGGCTCAGTGGCGTCAGTGGGTGCACACCTGGCTGTCGCGGCGGCGCGTGCCGGTGATCATCGCCATCGCTCTCGCGGCTCTCAGCTTCGCGACTATGCTGACCTTCTTCGGCTACGCGATCGGCCGGAATTCGTCTCTCGACGCGCTCCGGCCGGTGGCCGGGCTGGCGCTGCCGGCCGTGGTCATCGTGGTTATCCTGGCCGACCTGCCCCAGGTGTACGGGCAGCTCTACGTCGCGCGCGATGTCGAGCTGCTCTTCACGCTGCCGATCCCCACCCGCAGCATCTTCCTGGTGAAGTACCTGCAGACGCTGATCGTCGGCAACCTCCTGACCATCCCCCTCATCCTGATACCGCTGATCGGCCTCGGGATCGGCGCCGGCGCTCACCTGCTCTACTACCCAGCGGTGGTGCTGGTCGTCTTTGTCGTCGTAGCCGGGGCGGTCGCGATCAGCTACCTCATGATGCTGACCCTGGTGCGATTCCTGCCGCGCAAGCGACTCAACGAGATCATTGTCGCCTCTCAGGCGCTGACCGGCCTGATCGCCGCGCTGGCGGGTCAGCTCTTCCGCTTCTCCGATCAGCTGGATCGCGCGCCCGACGTGCTCCCGGTCGCCCCTATTTGGCTTCCGACGACCTGGGGCGCGATCGCGCTGGAGCGGCTCGGGCGAGCCGATCCGTTCGGCATCCTGCCGGCGCTCGGCGTCATCGCGACCAGCGGCGTTCTGCTCCTGCTCTCGATGAGGATGGTGGAGCGCGGCTTCCGCCTCGGCTGGGTGCGGATAAGTGAGGGCTCCGGAAGGAAGCGGCAGACTCGGGCACGATCAGCGGCCTACGCCCCACCGCGCGGCCCGATCGCTGGTATCGCCGTCAAGGAGATCACCATGCTGCGGCGCGACATCCGGCAGTGGATGTCGCTCTTGCCGATGATTGTCCTTTTTGGCATCGGTCTTTTTCAGTTCATTGCCGGCGGTGGCTGGACGATAGCCCGTGAGTATCCCAGCGCGACATGGTTCGTCGTCCAGAGTGGCCTCGTCACGTTCATGATCTTCGCCGGTACGGCGTTCGCCGCGCCGGCGTTTGCCCTGGATGGTCTGGCGGCCTGGGTGCTCCGCACCGCGCCGCTCTCCGGCTGGCAGATTGCGCTTGGTAAGTTCCTGGTCTACTGGGGAGTGCTGGCCGGCCTCGTCATCGCGGCCGACCTCATCGCCGCGGTCGTCCTCAGGTGGTCACTCCTCCAAGCCGCTGGAGGAGTGGTCGTCGCCGTCGTCCTCCTCACCGGCGCGGTGGCATTGCAGGTGTGGATCGGAACGTTCGGCGTGCGATACGACCCGCAAAACCCCCACAATCAGCTACGCACCGGCATCGGGTTCTTGGTGATCGGCGTATCCGTTGTCTACTTCCTTGTGGCGCTCTTGCCGGTGCTTCTGACGCTGCTCCCGACCAGCCTGGAGCCGCTGCTCGCCGACGACGTGGCGAGCGCCTCGGGATGGGCCGCGACGGTCGGCCGTGCCCTGCTCGCGGTGGTGCGGTTGAAGATTGCGCACCCCGTGCTGACCACCGGGCTCGGTGTGCTCTGGCTGATCGCGACCGGGCTCGGGATTGCGGCGTTCGCCCTCTGGCGCACGGCGCGCCGTGTAGACGCCGGCATCCAGATCGAGATCGTCCAGCAGGGATAG
- a CDS encoding queuosine 5'-phosphate N-glycosylase/hydrolase: protein MADPGDRLGVLTTTRRVVEQAQAVWIDHDAVAQIAEAFAARQVTPPTWNRELHWSDGREALANYILVLDAVNFCFWGEPRWRIEYAGAVYDGYWALAASLKRALEQGVPLTDASYLAEITRDDVATIFAGEGEIPLLDERARILRETGSVLAERFAGRFSDAIAAAGRSAVALVDIVTNAFPSFRDVATYRGEQVRFYKRAQILVSDLYGAFDGSDLGAFDDLGELTAFADYKVPQVLHHLGILRYAPALHDRLARREEIPAGSPEEVEIRAATIWGVEELRRALASRGHALDAYQVDWLLWDEGQRLPAGTLPYHRTRTIFY, encoded by the coding sequence ATGGCTGACCCCGGCGACCGGCTGGGAGTCCTGACGACGACGCGGCGCGTGGTGGAGCAGGCACAGGCGGTGTGGATTGACCACGACGCGGTCGCGCAGATCGCAGAGGCCTTCGCCGCGCGGCAGGTGACGCCGCCGACCTGGAACCGCGAGCTCCACTGGAGCGACGGCCGGGAGGCCCTGGCCAACTACATCCTCGTGCTCGATGCGGTCAACTTCTGCTTCTGGGGCGAGCCGCGCTGGCGCATCGAGTACGCCGGCGCCGTCTACGACGGGTACTGGGCCCTGGCAGCGTCGCTGAAACGCGCACTGGAACAAGGTGTGCCGCTCACCGATGCCAGCTACCTGGCCGAGATTACCCGCGACGACGTAGCGACCATCTTCGCCGGCGAAGGGGAGATCCCGCTGCTCGACGAGCGTGCCCGCATCCTCCGCGAGACCGGGAGTGTCCTGGCCGAGCGCTTCGCCGGCCGCTTCTCGGACGCCATCGCCGCGGCCGGTAGGAGCGCCGTCGCGCTGGTCGACATCGTCACCAATGCCTTTCCCTCGTTCCGGGATGTGGCGACCTACCGGGGAGAACAGGTGCGCTTCTACAAGCGCGCCCAGATCCTCGTGAGCGACCTCTATGGCGCGTTCGATGGGTCCGACCTCGGGGCATTCGACGACCTGGGGGAGCTGACGGCCTTCGCCGACTACAAGGTGCCCCAGGTGCTCCACCACCTCGGCATCCTGCGCTACGCGCCGGCGTTGCACGACCGGCTGGCCCGCCGGGAGGAGATCCCCGCCGGCAGCCCGGAGGAGGTTGAGATCCGCGCGGCGACCATCTGGGGCGTCGAGGAGCTGCGGCGCGCGCTGGCCAGCCGCGGGCACGCGCTTGATGCCTACCAGGTGGACTGGCTGCTCTGGGACGAGGGCCAGCGCCTCCCGGCCGGTACTCTTCCCTACCACCGCACCCGCACGATCTTCTATTGA